In Candidatus Eremiobacteraceae bacterium, the genomic stretch GTCAGGCCTTCTTCGAGCCGCTCCAGGTCGAGCTTCCAGAACTTGCGCGCGAGCACGTTGATCGTGCCGTCCTGTTTTTGCAATATGCCTTCCACGATGACCGCAGGTTCCTCGCGCGCGACCGGCCGGTAGCGTTCGTAGATGTCCGGTCTGATGATGACGTTGATGAGGCCGGTCTCATCCTCCATCGTCGTGAAGACGAAACCTTTCGCGGTTCCAGGACGCTGGCGCGTCGTCACGACGCCGGCCACCTTTAGGACGAGGCGATGCGGCAAGCTCGGCAGATCGGATGCGCGGTGGACCCGCAGCTTGTCGAGCTCCTCGCGATAGAACTGGATCGCTTGATAGCGCGTCGATAGGCTCAAGCCCCAGAAATCGGCGGCGGCTTCTTCTACGGGACGCATCGGCGGCAGCGATACTTGCTGTTCGTCGACGGTCATACCGCGTTCCAGCGCCCCGACGCGCGGCAGGTCGCCGAGCCGCTGGACTTGCCAGAGCGCCTCGCGGCGCAAAAGGCCGAAGCACGCGAATGCGTCGACCGCGGCGAGCGATTCGAGGACGTCTTTCGCAAGGCTCGTTCGCAAGATGAAATCGCGGACGTCGCTGTACGGGCCTTTCGTGCGCTCTGCGTTGAGGTGCTCGCGATGTTTCTCTCCGATGCCACGCACTTGGTTGAGGCCGATACGCATCGCGTACCGCGGATGCGCGGCCGCGGCGGTCGACGATAAACGTCGACCGCTCCCTTTTCCATCATCGTGCGAGGCCGACTCCGGTCGAGCTAAAGCTCGACCGCTACAATCCGTTGCTTGCGCGGCCGCGGCGGTCGACGATAAACGTCGACCGCTCCCTTTTCCATCATCGTGCGAGGCCGGCTCCGGTCGAGCTAAAGCTCGACCGCTACAATCCGCTGGTTGCGAGGCCGCGCCGGTCGAGATAGATCTCGACCGCTCCCCATCGATCAGCGGTTCGGAAGTGCATTCGTAGGCCGAGGCGTTTACATCCGGCGGCAGCACGACGACGCCGCGACGGCGCGCGTCGGCGACCAGCGAAGCCGGCGAGTAGAAACCCATCGGCTGCGCGTTGAGGAGCGACGCATAGAACTCCGGCGCGTAGTGCACCTTGAGATAGCCCGAGACGTAGACGATGAGCGCGAACGACGCCGCGTGCGATTCCGGAAAACCGTAGTCGGCGAACGCGCTCAACATCTGGTACAGACGCGCGCCGAGCTCCGCCGAGATGCCGTTGTGCGTCATGCCCTCGATGAGCCGGCCGCGCAGCCGCTCCATCTTCTCGCGCGACCGTTTGTGGCCCATCGCGCGGCGCAGTTCGTCCGCCTGGCCGGCCGTGAATCCCGCGACCTCGACCGCCATGCGCATGCCCTGCTCTTGGAAGAGCGGCACGCCGAGCGTCCGCTCGAGCACCGGCACGAGCTTCGGATGCGGATAATCGACCTGCTCGCGGCCCTGGCGCCGGCGTATATAAGGATGGACCATGTCGCCTTGGATCGGTCCGGGGCGGATGATCGCGACCTGGACGACGACGTCGTAGAAGCGCCGAGGCTTCAGCCGAGGCAGCGACGCCATTTGCGCGCGCGATTCGACTTGGAACAGACCGACCGTATCGGCGGCGCACAGCATGTCGTAGACGGCGGGATCGTCGCAGCCGCGCAGGTCCGCGAGGTCGACCTTGATGCCGCGAACGCGATCGATCTCGGCGATGGAACGCTCGATCGCGTCGAGCATGCCCAAGCCCAAGATGTCGATCTTGATGAGCCCGAGCGTCGCGCAGTCATCCTTATCCCAACAGAGGATCGTCCGGTTCGGCATCGCGGCGGGCTCGAGCGGCGCGACTTCGACGAGCGGCGACCGCGTGACGACCATGCCGCCGACGTGCTGGCTCAAGTGGCGCGGGAACGAGTCGATGCGGCCGCAGAGCGCATACAGCCGGCGCGCGACGTCGCCGCCGAGATCGACTTTAAGCGCCGCCGGCATCGATTCGACCGCCGCTTCGACGGCGGCCGCAGACATCGACGTCCAATCGCCGTGCTTGGTCACGCCGAGCGCTTCGTGAGGCGCGAGCGACGCGGCGACCTGCGACGCTTCTTCTTCGACGGCGATGGCGGCGTGGCTGTCGAGCGACTTCGCGAGCGCATCGACCTGGTCGAGCGACAAGCCGAGCGCCTTACCGATGTCGCGCACGGCCATGCGCGCGCGATAGCAGATGACTTCGGCAACCATCCCCGCATGTTCGCGGCCATACCGTTCGTAGACGTATTGGATGATCGCTTCGCGCTGATCGCCGGACGGCGTGTCGAGATCGATATCGGGCAGCTCGTCGCGCTCTTCCGACAAAAACCGCTCGAAGAGCAGTCCGAGGCCGACGGGATCGACGCTCGTGATGTTGAGCGCGTAGCACACCGCCGAGTTCGCGGCAGAGCCGCGCCCCTGGACGAGGATATTGCGCTCGCCTGCGAAGCGCACGATATCCCAGACGATGAGGAAGTAGCCGGCGAGGTCGAGCTTCTCGATGACGCCGAGCTCGTGCGCGATCTGACGACTCACCGCGACCGTCACAGGCCGGTATCGGCGACGCACGCCCTCCTGCACGAGCATGTGGAGATACGAGAACGCGGTCTCGCCGGGCGGCAGCGGAAAATCGGGGAATTCGCCCTGGAGACGTTCGAGCCGATACGCACAGCGCTGCGCGATGGCGACGCTCGCCGCGACCGCTCGCGGATGCTCGGCGAACAGGTGCTCCATCTGCGCAGGCGAGCGCATGTAGTACTCGCCGTTCGGACGCAGTCGCGTGCCGGCTTCGTCGAGCGTCGTCTTCAGGCGGATGCAACAGAGGACGTCGGAGAGATCGCGATGTTCGGGCAGCGCGTAATGGACGCCGCCGGTCGCGACCGTGCCGAGATCGAGCGCTTGCGCGAGCGCGACGAGCGACCGGATGCGCGGGCCGTCATCGGGCACGAGATGCCGCTGCAGCTCGATCCAGAAATTCGACCAGCCGAAGATGTCGCGCAGGCGAGCCGCCGTCGTCGATGCTTCGCGAAAATCGCCCTTCGCGAGCGCGACCGGTACGGCGCCGCGATCGCAGCCCGAGAGCGCGATGAGTCCGCGCGAGTGTCGTGCGAGCAGTTCGTACGAGGTGCTCGGCTCGCCGCGCGGGTGATCGAGC encodes the following:
- the dnaE gene encoding DNA polymerase III subunit alpha; translated protein: MYAELHVHSNFTLLDGGSHPEELIDRAKALGLAGVAITDRDGLYGAVRFAQSGREADIPAIIGAELTLEDESHLVVLVESKEGYANLSRLISRARLDHPRGEPSTSYELLARHSRGLIALSGCDRGAVPVALAKGDFREASTTAARLRDIFGWSNFWIELQRHLVPDDGPRIRSLVALAQALDLGTVATGGVHYALPEHRDLSDVLCCIRLKTTLDEAGTRLRPNGEYYMRSPAQMEHLFAEHPRAVAASVAIAQRCAYRLERLQGEFPDFPLPPGETAFSYLHMLVQEGVRRRYRPVTVAVSRQIAHELGVIEKLDLAGYFLIVWDIVRFAGERNILVQGRGSAANSAVCYALNITSVDPVGLGLLFERFLSEERDELPDIDLDTPSGDQREAIIQYVYERYGREHAGMVAEVICYRARMAVRDIGKALGLSLDQVDALAKSLDSHAAIAVEEEASQVAASLAPHEALGVTKHGDWTSMSAAAVEAAVESMPAALKVDLGGDVARRLYALCGRIDSFPRHLSQHVGGMVVTRSPLVEVAPLEPAAMPNRTILCWDKDDCATLGLIKIDILGLGMLDAIERSIAEIDRVRGIKVDLADLRGCDDPAVYDMLCAADTVGLFQVESRAQMASLPRLKPRRFYDVVVQVAIIRPGPIQGDMVHPYIRRRQGREQVDYPHPKLVPVLERTLGVPLFQEQGMRMAVEVAGFTAGQADELRRAMGHKRSREKMERLRGRLIEGMTHNGISAELGARLYQMLSAFADYGFPESHAASFALIVYVSGYLKVHYAPEFYASLLNAQPMGFYSPASLVADARRRGVVVLPPDVNASAYECTSEPLIDGERSRSISTGAASQPADCSGRALARPEPASHDDGKGSGRRLSSTAAAAQATDCSGRALARPESASHDDGKGSGRRLSSTAAAAHPRYAMRIGLNQVRGIGEKHREHLNAERTKGPYSDVRDFILRTSLAKDVLESLAAVDAFACFGLLRREALWQVQRLGDLPRVGALERGMTVDEQQVSLPPMRPVEEAAADFWGLSLSTRYQAIQFYREELDKLRVHRASDLPSLPHRLVLKVAGVVTTRQRPGTAKGFVFTTMEDETGLINVIIRPDIYERYRPVAREEPAVIVEGILQKQDGTINVLARKFWKLDLERLEEGLTSRDFR